The Mugil cephalus isolate CIBA_MC_2020 chromosome 19, CIBA_Mcephalus_1.1, whole genome shotgun sequence genome has a window encoding:
- the LOC124997143 gene encoding beta-amyrin 28-monooxygenase-like gives MSKLPGNAGVPVLGDRSLEFYRDPVSFYQQRIEKHGSRVFQTRVLNRPSTFICSVQGMRELLCQKSNVFLKDPTDLMTNVYGDTVVTTNGEEACLLRLSLTSLFSGTCLESSRDYITSVCERRLKDLRLSGQPECVYTAFKRLGTELVLGIFLNVRAEEQPERFQEVAELCTQHWHGLISAPVSLKVPLWSSGFSTAMDARDKLMDIIKDKLENDTQGFVGTLGSLPLPDSSSGAQHLLLFISALIPKALASLLTSFTVALSGNEQMEVRRQAVEDPDYLHRVLLEVQRLWPPFIGGRRLADQDTTLAGFEVPKDYGAIYISHAVHRDPEVFHQPDEFLPERWSGRNAGQEHFLCSFGNGSRSCIGVKLTNVFLKEACTYLLKHYDWCLDPPSQDLEYKWLPVSRPANPPTISFTQLSTSV, from the exons ATGTCTAAATTACCAGGAAATGCAGGTGTGCCGGTGCTCGGGGACAGGTCCCTGGAGTTCTACCGGGACCCCGTGAGTTTCTACCAACAGAGGATCGAAAAGCACGGGAGCAGAGTGTTTCAGACCCGCGTGTTGAACAGACCTTCAACCTTCATCTGCTCCGTGCAGGGAATGAGAGAGCTACTGTGTC AGAAGTCCAATGTGTTCCTGAAGGATCCAACTGATCTGATGACCAACGTGTATGGTGACACCGTTGTAACCACAAACG gtgAAGAAGCATGTctcctccgtctgtctctcACTAGCCTGTTCTCAGGAACTTGTTTAGAATCGTCTAGAGATTACATCACCAG TGTATGTGAACGCCGTCTGAAGGACCTCCGTCTCAG tGGCCAGCCGGAGTGTGTGTACACGGCCTTTAAGAGACTCGGGACGGAGTTGGTGTTGGGCATTTTTCTGAACGTACGAGCAGAGGAGCAGCCTGAACGTTTCCAGGAAGTCGCGGAGCTCTGCACACAACACTGGCATG GCCTGATCTCTGCTCCAGTCAGCCTGAAGGTCCCCCTGTGGTCGTCGGGTTTCTCCACCGCTATGGACGCCAGGGACAAACTGATGGACATCATCAAAGACAAGCTGGAAAATGACACACAGGG TTTTGTCGGCACTCTCGGTTCTTTGCCGCTGCCCGACTCCAGCTCTGGTGCCCAGCACCTCCTGCTGTTCATCTCGGCGCTCATTCCCAAAGCCCTGGCATCGCTGCTCACCTCCTTCACAGTGGCACTCAGTGGAAACGAACAG ATGGAGGTCCGTCGTCAGGCCGTAGAAGACCCCGATTACCTTCACAGAGTGCTGCTGGAGGTGCAGAGACTGTGGCCGCCTTTCATTGGTGGACGCCGACTAGCAGATCAG gACACCACCCTCGCGGGGTTTGAAGTCCCAAAAGACTACGGTGCGATCTATATCAGCCACGCTGTCCACCGTGACCCGGAGGTGTTCCATCAGCCTGACGAGTTCCTGCCGGAGAGATGGAGCGGGAG GAATGCAGGCCAGGAGCATTTCCTGTGTTCGTTTGGCAACGGGTCCAGGAGCTGCATCGGAGTTAAACTTACTAATGTCTTCCTCAAG GAAGCTTGCACGTACCTGTTAAAGCACTATGACTGGTGTTTGGACCCTCCGTCTCAGGACCTCGAGTACAAATGGCTGCCCGTGTCTCGCCCCGCCAACCCCCCCACCATCTCCTTCACCCAGCTGAGTACGTCCGTCTAA